CATAATCCCGCGCTGCCACATTTCTGATGAATGGGTGTGCGCGTTGACGAAACCAGGAAGCAACAGCTTATTTTTACCATCAATTACTGAGGCGATACCTGCGACAGGCTCAAGGGCGATCGCATCTAGATTGGGGGCAATAGCAGCGATTTTACCCTCTACAACCTGTACATCTACGGTAGCGTAATCGTCATCGGTGGCAATCAAAACATTCTGGATAGTAAAATTCACGATTTTAACCTTGATTAAGTAATTGAACGCAAAGCAGGATTTCAAGTTACAAATTAGGAGATGGTGTTGGATGCTGCAATTTATGAATTTGCCTTTTCGGACATTGGGAGTTTCACCAAATGCTTGGACAGTGAATCATGCGATCGCAGATATCACTCGTCCGCAAACAACCCCACAACCCGTTATCTTATCAACAGAAACTAAAACCCTGCGCCTAGATTTGGCAAAAACTGCCATCCTCGTCATCGATATGCAAAACGACTTCTGTCACCCTGACGGCTGGTTAGCGCATATTGGCGTCGATGTCACTCCAGCGCGTCAGCCTATCAAACCTTTGAACAACTTACTTCCTCAACTCCGTGCAGCAGGTGTTCCCGTAATTTGGATAAATTGGGGAAATCGCCCCGACTTACTCAATATTAGTGCTGGTTCGCATCACGTTTACAACCCCACAGGTGAGGGCGTAGGATTGGGCGATCCGCTACCCAGCAACGGTGCTAAGGTACTCATGGCAGGTAGTTGGGCGGCTGCGGTAGTCGATGAACTAGAACAGTCACCAGAAGATATTCAGATAGACAAATACCGCATGAGTGGCTTTTGGGATACTCCATTAGATAGTATCTTGCGAAACCTCGGCAGGACGACACTATTTTTTGCTGGTGTCAACGCTGATCAATGTGTGCTGACTACGCTGTGTGATGCCAACTTCTTAGGATATGACTGCGTATTAGTTAAAGACTGCACCGCCACAACTTCTCCCGAATATTGTTGGCTGGCTACATTATACAACGTTAAACAATGTTTTGGTTTTGTTACTGATTCACCAGCGATTTTAACAGCGCTAAAAAATCCTGAACAAACAGGAGGAGATAAATAAATGTACGCTACTCGTTGTGTAATTCCTGTTATTAAATCTCCCAAAGAGTATCAAACATACCGTATTAGT
This region of Nostoc sp. UHCC 0302 genomic DNA includes:
- a CDS encoding isochorismatase family cysteine hydrolase gives rise to the protein MNLPFRTLGVSPNAWTVNHAIADITRPQTTPQPVILSTETKTLRLDLAKTAILVIDMQNDFCHPDGWLAHIGVDVTPARQPIKPLNNLLPQLRAAGVPVIWINWGNRPDLLNISAGSHHVYNPTGEGVGLGDPLPSNGAKVLMAGSWAAAVVDELEQSPEDIQIDKYRMSGFWDTPLDSILRNLGRTTLFFAGVNADQCVLTTLCDANFLGYDCVLVKDCTATTSPEYCWLATLYNVKQCFGFVTDSPAILTALKNPEQTGGDK